Below is a genomic region from Ammonifex degensii KC4.
GGGTACCCGTGATTCTCATGACCGCCTACAGCGACACCCAGACTACCATTAACGCCATGCGCTACGGGGCTTTCGAATATATCGTGAAGCCCATCAACCTGGATGAGCTTCTTTCTACGCTGGAGAAGGCCACTACCGTAACCGAGCCCCTGGTGACAGTGGGGAAGGGGGAGATCGCGCCGCGCCCGGGCACGCTTATCGGCTGCAGCCCGGCCATGCAGGAAGTCTACAAGACTATAGGAAGGATTGCCGATTCGGACGTCACGGTGCTGATTCAGGGGGAGAGCGGGACCGGCAAGGAGCTGGTGGCGGAGGCCATCCACTACAACAGCCCGCGCCAGGGCAAGCCCTTCGTCAAGATAGACTGCACCGCCATCCCCGAGAACCTCTTGGAAAGCGAGCTTTTCGGGCACGAAAAGGGGGCCTTTACCGGAGCCCACACCCGCAAGCTGGGCAAGTTCGAACTGGCTGACGGGGGCACGGTCTTCCTGGACGAGATAGGAGACATAAGCCCGGCCTTGCAGGCTAAGCTCTTGCGCTTCCTGCAGGAGAAGGCCTTTGAGCGCGTGGGAGGGACGGAGACCAGGCGGGTGGACGTGCGCATCATTGCGGCCACCAACAAGGATCTGGAGGAGCGGGTAAAGTCTGGCCTTTTCCGCGAGGATCTCTACTACCGCCTCAACGTGGTGGAGATAAAGCTGCCGCCGCTGC
It encodes:
- a CDS encoding sigma-54-dependent transcriptional regulator, giving the protein MAKLVLVVDDEKSVCEALKDVLEESGYSVVTATSGREALEKVNLIRPHAVLLDIRMPEMDGIKVLQALREKHPGVPVILMTAYSDTQTTINAMRYGAFEYIVKPINLDELLSTLEKATTVTEPLVTVGKGEIAPRPGTLIGCSPAMQEVYKTIGRIADSDVTVLIQGESGTGKELVAEAIHYNSPRQGKPFVKIDCTAIPENLLESELFGHEKGAFTGAHTRKLGKFELADGGTVFLDEIGDISPALQAKLLRFLQEKAFERVGGTETRRVDVRIIAATNKDLEERVKSGLFREDLYYRLNVVEIKLPPLRERKEDIMLLVDYFVSLSNRKFGKQVTGLTRSVADILLQYNWPGNVRELRNVCERAVLMARGNVITPESLPEYLLRAVRGRTEAWHPAEDRGVLPLKEMVAEMERSAILRALEEYRGNKTAVARALGMSRTTLYAKMKELGIADPENKDHSELRKVFGGH